A part of Salmo trutta chromosome 15, fSalTru1.1, whole genome shotgun sequence genomic DNA contains:
- the sc5d gene encoding lathosterol oxidase isoform X2 has protein sequence MDLVLNVADHYVLTPYVYPSSWPEDGALRQIISLLVVTNLGAAVLYLGLGWLSYHFIFDHTLMKHPQFLKNQVRREIKYAMTSLPIISIPTVALFFLEVRGYSKLYDHVEDSPMGWPFVLLSMISFLLFTDGCIYWIHRFLHHKSIYKHFHKPHHVWKIPTPFASHAFHPLDGFLQGLPYHIYPFLFPLHKVLYLALYIFVNIWTVSIHDGDYRVPGPLQEVVNGAAHHTDHHLFFDVNYGQYFTLWDRIGGSYRNPSVLEGKGPLDCIRRLTAEGKMSANGANANANGHMNGHANGSGAKGKEE, from the exons ATGGATCTTGTGCTGAATGTCGCCGACCACTATGTCCTCACCCCCTACGTGTACCCGTCGTCGTGGCCTGAAGACGGGGCGCTGCGCCAGATCATCAGCCTGTTGGTAGTCACCAACCTGGGAGCCGCAGTCCTCTACCTGGGCCTGGGGTGGCTGAGCTACCACTTCATCTTTGACCACACCCTCATGAAACATCCACAGTTTCTAAAG AACCAGGTGCGGCGGGAGATCAAATACGCCATGACCTCGCTACCCATAATCAGTATACCCACTGTGGCGCTATTTTTCCTTGAGGTCAGAGGATACAGCAAGCTCTATGACCACGTCGAAGATTCTCCCATGG GCTGGCCCTTTGTGCTTCTCAGCATGATTTCCTTCTTGTTATTCACGGACGGGTGCATCTATTGGATTCATCGGTTTCTTCACCACAAGAGTATTTACAAG CACTTCCACAAGCCGCACCATGTGTGGAAGATCCCCACCCCGTTTGCCAGCCACGCCTTCCACCCGCTGGATGGCTTCCTGCAGGGTCTGCCCTACCACATCTACCCCTTCCTCTTCCCTCTGCACAAGGTGCTCTACCTGGCCCTCTACATCTTCGTCAATATCTGGACTGTGTCTATCCACGACGGTGACTACCGCGTGCCCGGACCACTGCAGGAGGTGGTCAACGGGGCGGCCCACCACACGGACCACCACCTCTTCTTCGACGTCAACTATGGCCAGTACTTCACCCTGTGGGACCGCATTGGCGGGTCTTACCGCAACCCCTCAGTACTCGAAGGGAAGGGCCCCCTCGACTGCATTCGTAGACTGACTGCAGAGGGGAAGATGAGCGCTAATGGGGCTAATGCTAATGCCAATGGGCACATGAATGGGCATGCTAACGGAAGCGGTGCAAAGGGTAAGGAGGAGTAG
- the sc5d gene encoding lathosterol oxidase isoform X1 yields the protein MDLVLNVADHYVLTPYVYPSSWPEDGALRQIISLLVVTNLGAAVLYLGLGWLSYHFIFDHTLMKHPQFLKIIVGPQNQVRREIKYAMTSLPIISIPTVALFFLEVRGYSKLYDHVEDSPMGWPFVLLSMISFLLFTDGCIYWIHRFLHHKSIYKHFHKPHHVWKIPTPFASHAFHPLDGFLQGLPYHIYPFLFPLHKVLYLALYIFVNIWTVSIHDGDYRVPGPLQEVVNGAAHHTDHHLFFDVNYGQYFTLWDRIGGSYRNPSVLEGKGPLDCIRRLTAEGKMSANGANANANGHMNGHANGSGAKGKEE from the exons ATGGATCTTGTGCTGAATGTCGCCGACCACTATGTCCTCACCCCCTACGTGTACCCGTCGTCGTGGCCTGAAGACGGGGCGCTGCGCCAGATCATCAGCCTGTTGGTAGTCACCAACCTGGGAGCCGCAGTCCTCTACCTGGGCCTGGGGTGGCTGAGCTACCACTTCATCTTTGACCACACCCTCATGAAACATCCACAGTTTCTAAAG ATCATTGTTGGTCCTCAGAACCAGGTGCGGCGGGAGATCAAATACGCCATGACCTCGCTACCCATAATCAGTATACCCACTGTGGCGCTATTTTTCCTTGAGGTCAGAGGATACAGCAAGCTCTATGACCACGTCGAAGATTCTCCCATGG GCTGGCCCTTTGTGCTTCTCAGCATGATTTCCTTCTTGTTATTCACGGACGGGTGCATCTATTGGATTCATCGGTTTCTTCACCACAAGAGTATTTACAAG CACTTCCACAAGCCGCACCATGTGTGGAAGATCCCCACCCCGTTTGCCAGCCACGCCTTCCACCCGCTGGATGGCTTCCTGCAGGGTCTGCCCTACCACATCTACCCCTTCCTCTTCCCTCTGCACAAGGTGCTCTACCTGGCCCTCTACATCTTCGTCAATATCTGGACTGTGTCTATCCACGACGGTGACTACCGCGTGCCCGGACCACTGCAGGAGGTGGTCAACGGGGCGGCCCACCACACGGACCACCACCTCTTCTTCGACGTCAACTATGGCCAGTACTTCACCCTGTGGGACCGCATTGGCGGGTCTTACCGCAACCCCTCAGTACTCGAAGGGAAGGGCCCCCTCGACTGCATTCGTAGACTGACTGCAGAGGGGAAGATGAGCGCTAATGGGGCTAATGCTAATGCCAATGGGCACATGAATGGGCATGCTAACGGAAGCGGTGCAAAGGGTAAGGAGGAGTAG